ATGTCTTTGGCCGGGAACACCGAGGTGTCCGGCAGCGGTTCACCGTCGGCGAGCCCGAAATCCTTGCGCACCTGCTCGGGACGATAGTTGTCCAGCGAATCGACCATCTTCATCCGGTGGGCACTGGTATCCCCGACCGGCGGAAGGGCGGTCAACCGAACCCGGCGACCCGCCAGCTCCGAGAGTGCCGCGTGGATCCCCGGATCGTCGCTGGTCAGCTCGCGCCCGTCGGGAAAGGTCACGGCCACCGCGGGGACACGGCCGGGGCCGGCCTGCTCATCCGGCTCGGCGAGATAGCGTGCGGTGCAACCCAACAGCGCGGGGATGCGACGGGCCGACGCCGTCACGCCCTTGTCGACATCGCGGACGGCCCACAATCGGTCGGCATGCACGCCGCGCGCGTCGACGGCCACTCGATCCACCTGGCAGCCGCCCATCGACTTGACCGGAAAGCGCCACAGCTCGGCCACTTTGGGCGCAGCGGGCTGGACGGTCACCGCGACCTATCCCGAAACCGTCTGGCGCAGTTCGGATACGGCGTCGGACGCGGTGTCATAGACGCGCACCACGGCCTGATCACCCGCGGTCAGGTACGTCGACTCACCCAGCGCGGTGTACTTGGTGGCCCCGATGCCGATCAGCACGTTCTCCGGATGTCCGGAGGCCACCATGAGCGCGCCGACGTCCTCCAGCGGGGTGTCCTCCGAACCCTTCTGGTTGGCCAGCCGTTCGGTGATCCAGTCCAGCAGGACCTCGCCGTAATAGGAGTAGCCCAGCAGCGGGCTGTCGACTCCGTACTCCCGCTCCTGACCGTCGGCACCGCGTAGGAAGCACACCAACCGCAGGGTGGCTGTGGGACCGTCGGGGGTGAGATCACTGATGTCGTAGAACCGCCGCGCCACACCCTTGGATGCCGGGCCCCAGTTCTTCTTGTCGCTGATCTTGCGGGCACCGGGGCGTCGGATCGAGCAGTCGTTGAACGCGCCGAGCGCGAACGGTTCCAGACTGGCGACGGTGTCGCCGTTCCAGTGCACCCGACAGGCCAGGCCCACCTCGGGCTCGATCTGCAGGTTCAGCGGTTCGTCGCTGGCCGGCAATGTGATGGAGTCGTGCGAGAGCGGGAACTCACCGAGGAAACCGTCGGCCCCCGGGGCGTACCACGGGAAGATCCCCTTGGGCGCGGCGCCGTGGCTCTGCACATTCGCGAAATCGACTGCCTCGCCGGCTTGTTCGAGATGCCCGGCGAAGTTGCCCGCCACCCCGAAGCCGAACCACGAGCGCAGCTCCTCGATATCGATGTCGATCACGGTGTCAGTACCTCCGTACCTACGTAGGGCACCAGCGCCGGGGGCACCCGGACACTGCCGTCGGCCTGCTGGTGATTCTCCAGGATCGCCACCAGCCAGCGCGTTGTCGCCAGTGTGCCGTTCAGGGTCGCGGCGATCTGCGGTTTGCCGTTCTCGTCGCGGTAGCGGGTCGACAGCCGGCGGGCCTGGAACGTCGAACAATTCGATGTCGAGGTCAGCTCGCGGTAGGTGCTCTGGGTGGGAACCCATGCCTCACAGTCGTATTTGCGCGCCGCGGACGAGCCCAGGTCGCCGGCGGCGACGTCGATCACCCGGTAGGGCACCTCGATGGCCGCCAGCATCTCCCGCTGCCAGCCCAACAGCCGCTGATGCTCGGCTTCGGCATCCTCGGGGCGGCAGTAGACGAACGCCTCGACCTTGTCGAACTGGTGCACCCGGATGATGCCTCGGGTGTCCTTGCCGTAGCTGCCGGCTTCCCGGCGGAAACACGATGACCAGCCCGCGTAACGCTTGGGACCGTCGGAGAGGTCCAGGATCTCGTCGCTGTGATAGCCGGCCAGCGGCACCTCCGAGGTGCCGACCAGATAGAGATCGTCATCGTCGAGGTGGTAGATCTCGTCGGCGTGCGAGCCCAGGAACCCGGTGCCCGCCATGACCTCCGGCCGCACCAGCACCGGAGGGATCATCAGCGTGAAACCGTTCTCGGTGGCCAGCCGGACCGCCAACTGCAGCAGACCCAGCTGTAGGAGGGCGCCGCGGCCGGTCAGGAAGTAGAACCGCGAGCCCGATACCTTGGCGCCGCGTTCCATGTCGATCAGCCCCAGCGCCTCACCCAGCTCGAGGTGATCGCGAGGGCTTTCGATCTCGGCGGGTGTTCCCACGGTGTCGAGGACCACGAAATCGTCCTCACCGCCGGCGGGCACCCCGTCGACGATGATGTTCGAGACCGCCATGTGGGCGGCGGTGAACGCCGCCTCCGTCTCCGCCTGGGCGGCCTCGGCGGACTTGACCTCGTCGGCCAGCTCCTTGGCGCGGGCCAACAGCGCGGGCCGTTCCTCCGCAGAGGCCTTGCCCACCGACTTGCTGGCTATCTTCTGATCGGCGCGCAGCGTGTCGGCGGCGGATACCGCCGCGCGCCGGGCGACGTCGGCGGCCAGCAGCGCGTCCACCAGGCCCGGGTCCTCCCCACGCGCACGCTGTGAGGCACGGACCCGATCGGGATCGTCACGGAGCAGCTTGAGGTCGATCACGGCGGTAACCCTACTTGCGCCGTACGCAGCCAGAAAGCGCGGGCCACAACCACATAACATTACAACTGCATCACTTGTCACATGTCGTGACACGCCTGTCACAATGGGAGGCGATGTCGCACCCACCCGAGGACGAGCCCGCCGCCGCGGAACCGTTTCCGATCGAGGCCCAGCCCTCGTCGAAATCGGATTCCCGCTGGCGCCGCGCGCTGTCGCTGAGCAACCCGCTGAGCCCGACCCGACGGGCGTTGCTGCTCACCGCACTCGGCGGCCTGATGATCGCCGGCGTCATCACGGTCCTTCCCGACACCGCCGCCGGTGGCCGGCTGGCCGGATTGAACACCGGCACCGGTGCGCTGGGCCTGCGCAGTAACAGCACGTTCGAGAAGGCCAAGGGCGGTGACTGCCTGAACTGGCCCGAACGCACCCCCGACGCCGCCCAGATCGTCGACTGCACCGCCGAGCATCGCTTCGAGGTGGCCGAGTCCGTCGATATGCGGACCTTCCCCGGCACCGAGTACGGCCCGGACGCCGCACCGCCGTCACCGGCCCGCATCCAACAGATCAGCCAAGAGCAATGCCAGAGCGCCGTGCAGCGTTATCTCGGCGACCGCTTCGACCCGAACGGACGGTTCACCGTCAGCCTGCTGTGGTCGGGCGAGAAGGCCTGGCGCCAGGCCGGCGAGCGGCGCATGCTGTGCGGTCTGCAGCTACCCGGCGCGAACAACCAGCAGCAGGCATTCCAGGGCAAGGTCGCCGATATCGACCAGTCCAAGGTGTGGCCCGCGGGCACCTGTCTCGGCATCGATCCGGCCACCAACCAGCCCACCGACATCCCGGTCGACTGTGCGGGCCCGCACTCCCTCGAGGTCACCGGGTCGGTGAACCTGGCCGACAACTTCCCGCAGGGCCTGCCCGCCGAGGCCGATCAGGACACCTTCGTCAAGGACAACTGCGCACGGGTCACCGAGGCATACCTGGCACCGCTGGAACTGCGGACGACCACCCTGACGCTGGTCTACAGCACCATCGCGTTGCCGAGTTGGTCGGCGGGCAGCCGGCAGGTGTCCTGCAGCATCGGCGCGACACTGGGCAACGGCGGCTGGTCGACATTGCTCAACAGCGCCAAGGGGCCCCTGATGATCAACGGCCGGCCACCGGTGCCGCCGCCGGACATCCCCGACGAACGCCTGAGCATCCCGGCCATCCCGATGCCACCGGTGGACACCTCGTCGCAGATCACCTACGACCAGAGCGACAGCGGTAGCAGCTCCGGCGGGTCCGGCAGTGGCTCCGGCAGTGGGTCGACCGCGGACCAGACGCAGTCCAACGAGCACCTGCCCGGGCAGCAGACCCAGGAGCCCACCCAGGCTCCGGCGACGGAGACACCCGCCGGCGGGAACACCTTCCTCAACGGTCCCCCCGTGCCGGCACCGCCGCCGCCGGGAGCGCCGCCGGCACCGGGAGCTCCGGTCGACGGCGCCGTGCCCCCGCCCGTGGTGCCCGAGCCCGTAGTCGGCCCGCCACCCGGACCGCCGGTCCCCTGACCGCGTGCCGGTAACGATGAGCGCCCGGCGTTTCGAGGAACTCGTCTCCGATGCGCTCGACCTGATTCCCGCGGATCTGGCCAGGGCGGCCAACAACGTGGTGTTCCTGGTCGCCGACCGGCACCCCGAAGAACCCGATCTGCTCGGCCTCTACGAGGGCATCGCGCTGACCGAGCGTGACTCGACCTATGCCGGCGCCCTGCCCGATGCGATCACGATCTATCGCGATGCGCTGCTGGAGATGTGCGCCTCCGAGGACGAGGTCGTCGAGGAAGTGGCCATCACGGTGGTCCACGAGTTGGCCCACCACTTCGGGATCGACGACGAGCGACTGCACGAACTGGGCTGGGGCTAGCGTGGGAACCGCCCGCTGTCGGTGGGCAGTGGGACACTGGTCAGATGAGCGGGATCTGTCGTGACTGCGAAGCAGAACATGAGCACTGCCACGGCACCGTGATCGTGCACATCGGCCTCCGCCCGGAATGCACGGAACCGGATTGCCGCAGCCCGGAAGTGGCGCACACCTTCACCATCGACTGCTTCGCCGTCGGTTGCGAATGTGTCGAGGACCGCGCCGCTCAGCCCATCGGGCCCGCGTCGGCCTCGGCTTCCTGAGCGTCCGGTTGCGCCGCCACGGTGAACGGCGGCGTCGCCGCGCCCCACTGCACGCAGCTCCAGCGGCCGTCGGTGATGGGGCTGAGCACCACGCATTCGGTGTTGCTCAGGTGATTCTCCAGCGCGAATGTCGGGTCGACACCGGCCAGGGCCGCCGCCACCAGCCGGATCGCGGCCCCATGGCTGACCACCAAAATGTCCTCGGTCCGACGCCGGTCGTCGAGATGGCGCAGCCGCAGCTCCGTGAGCACCGGGACCATCCGGTCCAGCACCTGCCTGCCGGTCTCGCCGCCCGGTACCGGGACATCGAGGTCGCCGCCGTGCCAACGCCGGTACACCGCCTCGAACGCGTCGATCGCGGCGTCGTCGTTGCGGTTCTCCAGGTCGCCGACCTGCACCTCGTGGATACCGTCGAACTGATGGGTCGGCAGTTCCAGTCCGGCGGCGATACCGGCCGCGGTCTCGCGGGCTCTGGTCGCCACCGAGTGCGCCACCATTCCCACCGGGTGTGACCAGCTCTGGCCGAATCTGCGCGCCTGCTGATGCCCGAGGTCGGTCAACGCGGCCCCGGGCGGACGCGTGTCCAGGCGGCGTTCGACGTTTCCATGGGACTGGCCGTGCCGCACCAGCACCAGGCGCCCCGTCATGCCGATCCTCCCGTCCGAAGTTGTGCCAACCAGCGACCCGCCTCGTCCGCCTGCGGGGGCAAGGCGCCGACCGCGGCACCGGTGGGCCAGGAACCCAGGAACCGCACCTCGGCGCAGCGCCGGTGCAATGCCATGAGGGCATCGCCGACTGCCTCGTCCTCGAGGTGTCCCACCCAGTCCAGGAAGAACTTGTAGGTGCCCAATTCGGTTCGGGTGGGCCGTGATTCGATGCGGGTCAAGTCGATGTCGCGGACCGAGAGCTCGGTCATCGCCGCGACGAGCGCGCCGGGGACGTTGTCCAACCGCAGCACCACCGAGGTCCGGTCGGCGCCGGTGCGGGCAGGCGGCGGGCCCGCAGGCCCGACGAGGACGAAGCGGGTCCGCGCATTGGGCTCGTCGACCACACCCACGGCGAGTTCGGCCAACCCATAGCGACGGGCGGCCAGAGCCGTGCTGACCCCCGCATCGGCGTGACCGCCGGCGACATCCTTGGCTGCCGCGGCGTTGGAGTTGGCAGGCACGATCTGGGCGTCGGGCAACTCGGCGGACAACCAGCCGCGCACCTGGGCCGCCGCCACCGGGAACGCCGCGACGGTCTTGATCTGCTCGACAGAGGTGTCGGATCGGGTGACGATACTGAACGCAACGTCCAACGTGTGCTCGGCGAATATCTGCAACGGCGAGCCGACGGCCAGACCGTCCAGCGTCGGCAACACCGATCCCTCGATCGAGTTCTCGATCGGCACGCAGGCGTAGTCGGCGACACCTTCCCGAACGGCCTCAAGCGCAGCGGCGGGGCTGGTCTGGGGCATGGGCTCGACATCGCCGGGTATGGCGCCGGACCCGGCCAGCGCGAGCAGGGCCGCCTCGGTGAACGTCCCCTCCGGCCCGAGGTAGGCGATGCGTGGCACGCCCCAACACTATCGGGCCGGGGGTTGGCGGCCACTACGCCGAGAGCAAAACCTTGCGCAGTTCGGGCGATATGTAGTTAAGTAAGGCTTACCTCACTAAGGGAAGGTGGCAGATGACTGTGACGGCGCCGACCACAGCCGAACGGATCCGCAGCGCATGCGCACGGGCCGGCGGGGCGATGCTGGCCGTGGAGGGATTCAACGGACCCACGTCCATCGAGCCGATCGCCACCCCGGTGCACCACCTGCTCGCCGACGGGTCGTTCGCCATCACGGTTCCGGCCGACGGGTTGATCACCGGCATGGCGGTCTCGGCCGGATCGGCGGGCATCCAAGCCGTCCTGGAGATGACCGACTACGCACCCCTGCCCCTGCGCGAACCGGTGCGCGCGCTGGTGTGGATTCGTGGACGGATGTTCCTGGTACCCGACGCCGAAGTCGCGCCCATGTTGGACGTGATCGCCACCGAGAATCCCAATCCCGCTCTCCTACAGGTGAACACCGGCCTCGGTGGTCGTGACGACGAGACCCCGTACGCGCTGGCGCGCCTGGAGATCGAATCGGTCGTGGTGGCCGATTCGACCGGTGCGGAGTCTGTCGGCCTCGGCGCCCTTCTCGCGGCCGATCCCGACCCGTTCTGCGGCCTGGAATCGTGTTGGCTGCGCCACCTCGAATCTGCACACCGCGACGTGGTCGACCGACTGGCCGACCGACTGCCGCACACCCTGCGCAGCGGCCGGGTCCGGCCGTTGGGCCTGGACCGCTACGGTGTGCAGCTGCGTGTCGAGGACGCCTCCGGTGATCACGACGTACGCCTGCCGTTCGCCAAACCCGTCGATGACGTGACCGGACTCAGCCAGGCCATCCGGGTGCTGATGGGCTGCCCGTTCCTCAACGGGCTGCGCGCACGCCGCATCTGATCCGTCTAGCCTGGCGCGGTGACCGGTCCGTCCCTGCCGAGCGAACATCTGCCGCCGCGCACCATCCGCCTCGAGATCGGCGTCGTGCTGGCGGTCACCTTCGGGTTGAGCGCGTACACCGCGTCGCTGCGCCTGATCGAGGCGGCGCTGCTGGGGCTGAGCGGTCAGACGGTCACCCTCAACGAACGCCGATCGCCGTTCGACCTGATCGACCTCGGACTCAACATCGCCTCGTTCGCGCAACTCATAGCATGGGGCGCGCTGGCTCTATACCTGTTGTGGCGCAGCGGTTATGGACCCGCCTCGATCGGACTCGACAGATTCCGGATACACCCCGACCTGACCGGCGGACTCGGCCTCGCCGCATTGATCGGGCTGCCCGGGCTCGCCCTGTACATCGGTGCCCGGCTGCTGGGCCTCAGCGCCGCCGTCGAACCTGCCGAGATCAACGACACCTGGTGGCGGATTCCGCTGCTGCTGGCCATCGCATTCGCCAACGGCTGGGCCGAGGAGATCGTCGTCGTGGCCTTCCTCATCACCCGCCTGCAGCAGCTACGCATCACACCCGCCGTCGCGCTGGTCATCTCGGCGCTGCTGCGCGGCACCTACCACCTGTATCAGGGCTACAGCGCCGGGCTGGGCAATATCGTCATGGGCCTGGTGTTCGGCTATGTCTGGCTGCGAACCGGTCGGCTGTGGCCGTTGATCGTCGCGCACGGGCTCATCGACGCGGTGGCCTTCGTCGGCTACTCATTGGCCGCCGACGAGCTGGATTGGTTGGGCTGAGATCGTCGCGGTGAGCGCTACATTCGCAGAGTGAACTCCGACCGGTCGCCGCGCGAACCCGCGCCGGAGATCCGCCGCCGCTCAGGCCACCGGCCGCCACCGACATGGCCACCGAATCCGGCGACGCCGCCGCCGCGCATGCCACCGCCACCCACCCCACGCGCGGCTCCGCCACCCACCCCACGTACGGCTCCGCCACCCACCCCACGCGCGGCTCCGCCACCCACCCCACGTGCGGCTCCGCCGCAGCGGCGCACGGTGCCACCTCCCCCGGTGCGCAGGCAGCCCGCCCCGCGACCGGCCGCCCCACCACCACCGGTCACGCAAACCCGCCGCCCGCGCCGAGCCCGCCGATGGGGAGCCATCCTGGCCGCCATCCTGATCGTGCTGGCCAGCGCCGCCGTCGGCGGCACGCTGTGGCTGGACTCCGCGCTGCAACGCATCGCCGCGCTGCCCGACTATCCCGATCGGCCACCGGCCGGTCGTGGCACCACCTGGCTGCTGGTCGGCTCGGACAGCAGACAGGAACTGTCGGTCGACGAGCAGAACACCCTGGCCACCGGCGGTGACGTCGGCAACGGGCGCACC
The sequence above is drawn from the Mycolicibacterium neoaurum VKM Ac-1815D genome and encodes:
- a CDS encoding CPBP family intramembrane glutamic endopeptidase, encoding MTGPSLPSEHLPPRTIRLEIGVVLAVTFGLSAYTASLRLIEAALLGLSGQTVTLNERRSPFDLIDLGLNIASFAQLIAWGALALYLLWRSGYGPASIGLDRFRIHPDLTGGLGLAALIGLPGLALYIGARLLGLSAAVEPAEINDTWWRIPLLLAIAFANGWAEEIVVVAFLITRLQQLRITPAVALVISALLRGTYHLYQGYSAGLGNIVMGLVFGYVWLRTGRLWPLIVAHGLIDAVAFVGYSLAADELDWLG
- a CDS encoding septum formation family protein; translated protein: MSHPPEDEPAAAEPFPIEAQPSSKSDSRWRRALSLSNPLSPTRRALLLTALGGLMIAGVITVLPDTAAGGRLAGLNTGTGALGLRSNSTFEKAKGGDCLNWPERTPDAAQIVDCTAEHRFEVAESVDMRTFPGTEYGPDAAPPSPARIQQISQEQCQSAVQRYLGDRFDPNGRFTVSLLWSGEKAWRQAGERRMLCGLQLPGANNQQQAFQGKVADIDQSKVWPAGTCLGIDPATNQPTDIPVDCAGPHSLEVTGSVNLADNFPQGLPAEADQDTFVKDNCARVTEAYLAPLELRTTTLTLVYSTIALPSWSAGSRQVSCSIGATLGNGGWSTLLNSAKGPLMINGRPPVPPPDIPDERLSIPAIPMPPVDTSSQITYDQSDSGSSSGGSGSGSGSGSTADQTQSNEHLPGQQTQEPTQAPATETPAGGNTFLNGPPVPAPPPPGAPPAPGAPVDGAVPPPVVPEPVVGPPPGPPVP
- a CDS encoding DUF5718 family protein → MIDIDIEELRSWFGFGVAGNFAGHLEQAGEAVDFANVQSHGAAPKGIFPWYAPGADGFLGEFPLSHDSITLPASDEPLNLQIEPEVGLACRVHWNGDTVASLEPFALGAFNDCSIRRPGARKISDKKNWGPASKGVARRFYDISDLTPDGPTATLRLVCFLRGADGQEREYGVDSPLLGYSYYGEVLLDWITERLANQKGSEDTPLEDVGALMVASGHPENVLIGIGATKYTALGESTYLTAGDQAVVRVYDTASDAVSELRQTVSG
- a CDS encoding DUF2470 domain-containing protein, producing the protein MTVTAPTTAERIRSACARAGGAMLAVEGFNGPTSIEPIATPVHHLLADGSFAITVPADGLITGMAVSAGSAGIQAVLEMTDYAPLPLREPVRALVWIRGRMFLVPDAEVAPMLDVIATENPNPALLQVNTGLGGRDDETPYALARLEIESVVVADSTGAESVGLGALLAADPDPFCGLESCWLRHLESAHRDVVDRLADRLPHTLRSGRVRPLGLDRYGVQLRVEDASGDHDVRLPFAKPVDDVTGLSQAIRVLMGCPFLNGLRARRI
- a CDS encoding histidine phosphatase family protein; this encodes MTGRLVLVRHGQSHGNVERRLDTRPPGAALTDLGHQQARRFGQSWSHPVGMVAHSVATRARETAAGIAAGLELPTHQFDGIHEVQVGDLENRNDDAAIDAFEAVYRRWHGGDLDVPVPGGETGRQVLDRMVPVLTELRLRHLDDRRRTEDILVVSHGAAIRLVAAALAGVDPTFALENHLSNTECVVLSPITDGRWSCVQWGAATPPFTVAAQPDAQEAEADAGPMG
- the serS gene encoding serine--tRNA ligase, with product MIDLKLLRDDPDRVRASQRARGEDPGLVDALLAADVARRAAVSAADTLRADQKIASKSVGKASAEERPALLARAKELADEVKSAEAAQAETEAAFTAAHMAVSNIIVDGVPAGGEDDFVVLDTVGTPAEIESPRDHLELGEALGLIDMERGAKVSGSRFYFLTGRGALLQLGLLQLAVRLATENGFTLMIPPVLVRPEVMAGTGFLGSHADEIYHLDDDDLYLVGTSEVPLAGYHSDEILDLSDGPKRYAGWSSCFRREAGSYGKDTRGIIRVHQFDKVEAFVYCRPEDAEAEHQRLLGWQREMLAAIEVPYRVIDVAAGDLGSSAARKYDCEAWVPTQSTYRELTSTSNCSTFQARRLSTRYRDENGKPQIAATLNGTLATTRWLVAILENHQQADGSVRVPPALVPYVGTEVLTP
- the pheA gene encoding prephenate dehydratase; amino-acid sequence: MPRIAYLGPEGTFTEAALLALAGSGAIPGDVEPMPQTSPAAALEAVREGVADYACVPIENSIEGSVLPTLDGLAVGSPLQIFAEHTLDVAFSIVTRSDTSVEQIKTVAAFPVAAAQVRGWLSAELPDAQIVPANSNAAAAKDVAGGHADAGVSTALAARRYGLAELAVGVVDEPNARTRFVLVGPAGPPPARTGADRTSVVLRLDNVPGALVAAMTELSVRDIDLTRIESRPTRTELGTYKFFLDWVGHLEDEAVGDALMALHRRCAEVRFLGSWPTGAAVGALPPQADEAGRWLAQLRTGGSA
- a CDS encoding metallopeptidase family protein; translation: MPVTMSARRFEELVSDALDLIPADLARAANNVVFLVADRHPEEPDLLGLYEGIALTERDSTYAGALPDAITIYRDALLEMCASEDEVVEEVAITVVHELAHHFGIDDERLHELGWG